The Penaeus chinensis breed Huanghai No. 1 chromosome 29, ASM1920278v2, whole genome shotgun sequence genome window below encodes:
- the LOC125040493 gene encoding S-phase kinase-associated protein 2-like isoform X1, giving the protein MKAEISRPGNEFSQQKRKRSYDKENSNSSMKCSKWSLGGDVGTDPPLLADMGLSILQDEEEMTGPTPTPPTTEVNTSNPPPAPKVLQQSNQNVVGHGSFLPDDLVNEEEFFVYKRRRLDAISGDDKFNRMSDELILAVFRWLPKFMLARCAQVCRRWKRLAFDESLWRRLDLGGKTLNPGVVGRVILRGSCILRLAKAEVDGPIFSPQLQYLPSLPPIRSKLQYLDLSMAAIEPPALEELLSVCFDLKKLSLEHCTINQTICSHIANNPNLDTLNMAMCYGLNHSSILYILTNCKKLVSLNLAWTGLTTEDLRVICRRFPKSLERLNISGCRNTLSDTHVRLLAEQSPGLVELDVSDCTQLTAASVSTIISELRHTEYLAFSRCYTIQPDAYLELKSMPHLLYLDLYGILNESALSTLRQSLPHIQINKYLFSSVARPTVGIRRTSVWGLRVRD; this is encoded by the exons ATGAAAGCAGAGATCTCACGTCCCGGGAATGAATTTTCTCAACAAAAAAG AAAACGAagttatgataaagaaaacagcaacagtagTATGAAGTGTAGCAAATGGAGTTTAGGTGGAGATGTTGGTACAGATCCTCCGCTCCTGGCAGACATGGGTCTGTCGATTCtgcaggatgaggaggagatgacaGGACCTACGCCTACTCCACCAACCACTGAAGTCAACACAAGTAACCCTCCTCCAGCACCAAAG GTATTGCAACAGTCAAATCAGAATGTAGTCGGTCATGGTTCCTTTCTTCCTGATGACTTAGTTAATGAAGAAGAATTTTTTGTTTATAAACGGAGAAGATTAGATGCCATTTCGGGCGATG ATAAATTCAACCGCATGTCAGATGAATTAATATTAGCAGTGTTTCGATGGCTCCCAAAGTTTATGCTAGCAAGATGTGCACAGGTTTGCCGCCGTTGGAAAAGGCTTGCTTTTGATGAATCTCTGTGGCGAAGACTTGATCTTGGTGGAAAGACCCTCAACCCTGGGGTAGTTGGCAGAGTCATTCTCAGAGGATCATGTATACTTAGACTAGCAAAAGCAGAG gTGGATGGTCCAATTTTTTCACCACAGCTTCAATATCTTCCAAGTCTACCTCCAATTAGGAGTAAGCTACAGTACTTAGATCTTAGTATGGCTGCAATAGAACCCCCAG CGCTTGAGGAGTTGCTGAGTGTGTGTTTTGACCTGAAGAAATTGAGTCTTGAGCATTGCACTATCAACCAGACAATTTGCTCACACATCGCCAACAACCCTAACTTAGATACGCTTAATATGGCCATGTGCTATGGCTTGAACCACTCCAGTATTCTTTATATACTCACAAACTGTAAAAA ATTGGTAAGTTTGAATCTAGCTTGGACTGGATTGACTACAGAGGATCTTCGGGTAATATGTCGTCGCTTTCCTAAATCACTCGAGAGGTTGAATATTTCCGGTTGCAGAAACACATTGTCTGATACAC ATGTAAGATTGTTGGCTGAACAGTCACCTGGCTTGGTAGAATTAGATGTGAGTGATTGCACTCAGCTTACTGCTGCTTCTGTATCTACAATAATTAGTGAACTGCGTCACACAGAATACTTAGCCTTCTCACGCTGCTACACCATACAACCAGATGCTTACCT gGAGCTGAAGTCCATGCCACATCTGCTCTACTTGGATCTGTATGGCATACTGAATGAGAGTGCACTCAGTACCCTGCGACAGAGCCTGCCACACATACAAATTAACAAATATCTATTCTCCTCTGTGGCTCGGCCTACAGTGGGTATACGCAGGACATCTGTTTGGGGGCTGAGAGTCAGAGATTAA
- the LOC125040493 gene encoding S-phase kinase-associated protein 2-like isoform X2 translates to MDIDVMSGKRSYDKENSNSSMKCSKWSLGGDVGTDPPLLADMGLSILQDEEEMTGPTPTPPTTEVNTSNPPPAPKVLQQSNQNVVGHGSFLPDDLVNEEEFFVYKRRRLDAISGDDKFNRMSDELILAVFRWLPKFMLARCAQVCRRWKRLAFDESLWRRLDLGGKTLNPGVVGRVILRGSCILRLAKAEVDGPIFSPQLQYLPSLPPIRSKLQYLDLSMAAIEPPALEELLSVCFDLKKLSLEHCTINQTICSHIANNPNLDTLNMAMCYGLNHSSILYILTNCKKLVSLNLAWTGLTTEDLRVICRRFPKSLERLNISGCRNTLSDTHVRLLAEQSPGLVELDVSDCTQLTAASVSTIISELRHTEYLAFSRCYTIQPDAYLELKSMPHLLYLDLYGILNESALSTLRQSLPHIQINKYLFSSVARPTVGIRRTSVWGLRVRD, encoded by the exons ATGGACATAGATGTTATGTCAGG AAAACGAagttatgataaagaaaacagcaacagtagTATGAAGTGTAGCAAATGGAGTTTAGGTGGAGATGTTGGTACAGATCCTCCGCTCCTGGCAGACATGGGTCTGTCGATTCtgcaggatgaggaggagatgacaGGACCTACGCCTACTCCACCAACCACTGAAGTCAACACAAGTAACCCTCCTCCAGCACCAAAG GTATTGCAACAGTCAAATCAGAATGTAGTCGGTCATGGTTCCTTTCTTCCTGATGACTTAGTTAATGAAGAAGAATTTTTTGTTTATAAACGGAGAAGATTAGATGCCATTTCGGGCGATG ATAAATTCAACCGCATGTCAGATGAATTAATATTAGCAGTGTTTCGATGGCTCCCAAAGTTTATGCTAGCAAGATGTGCACAGGTTTGCCGCCGTTGGAAAAGGCTTGCTTTTGATGAATCTCTGTGGCGAAGACTTGATCTTGGTGGAAAGACCCTCAACCCTGGGGTAGTTGGCAGAGTCATTCTCAGAGGATCATGTATACTTAGACTAGCAAAAGCAGAG gTGGATGGTCCAATTTTTTCACCACAGCTTCAATATCTTCCAAGTCTACCTCCAATTAGGAGTAAGCTACAGTACTTAGATCTTAGTATGGCTGCAATAGAACCCCCAG CGCTTGAGGAGTTGCTGAGTGTGTGTTTTGACCTGAAGAAATTGAGTCTTGAGCATTGCACTATCAACCAGACAATTTGCTCACACATCGCCAACAACCCTAACTTAGATACGCTTAATATGGCCATGTGCTATGGCTTGAACCACTCCAGTATTCTTTATATACTCACAAACTGTAAAAA ATTGGTAAGTTTGAATCTAGCTTGGACTGGATTGACTACAGAGGATCTTCGGGTAATATGTCGTCGCTTTCCTAAATCACTCGAGAGGTTGAATATTTCCGGTTGCAGAAACACATTGTCTGATACAC ATGTAAGATTGTTGGCTGAACAGTCACCTGGCTTGGTAGAATTAGATGTGAGTGATTGCACTCAGCTTACTGCTGCTTCTGTATCTACAATAATTAGTGAACTGCGTCACACAGAATACTTAGCCTTCTCACGCTGCTACACCATACAACCAGATGCTTACCT gGAGCTGAAGTCCATGCCACATCTGCTCTACTTGGATCTGTATGGCATACTGAATGAGAGTGCACTCAGTACCCTGCGACAGAGCCTGCCACACATACAAATTAACAAATATCTATTCTCCTCTGTGGCTCGGCCTACAGTGGGTATACGCAGGACATCTGTTTGGGGGCTGAGAGTCAGAGATTAA